AGTATTAGTTCCGTGAACAATAGTGGGAACTCTCCTGCATCCCTACCGAACAACCAACTGAACTCTACTGCTTTTAACAGCCTGACTCTGCTCCCTGCAGCACACCTGGCATGTGACTTCTCTTGGATGATCTACTTGAATGAAACGAACCAGGTAAGTAGGAGCCAGTTCATTGGCGGCTATTCCGGAGTTCCTCTAATTCCGGTTATCTTGTCTCCTGACTTCTCCTATGGCTACAGTTATGGTGCAACTTATCACCATAACAGTCTTGCTCCGCGAGCATTTGCTCCTGTTGGCAGCAATGTGGACTTCCCGTATGTCTGCAGTTCTTGTGCAGCTTATTACCATAACATTTTGGCTTTGAGAGCATTTGTTCCAGTTGGCATGATCGCAGCCATGCCTTCTGCTGCATTTGCTTTGTGCGGTAGTGTTGTAGCCCCTGGTTTTCTTGTAGATTCTTCTTTATTTTTGGGTTCAAATGGAGTTCGTCAGTTTAATACCAATGAATTTCAGATTAGCCAGGTTACTCTGTCACCATCCTTCGGAAACGCCTTGCCAAACGTTCAAGCTCAAAATGCTGGTAAGCTTCGAAATCCTACCTTTGCTATAACTAACCCCCGGCCTTGGTTTCGAGTCATCTCGGTTGTCTGTCTTCAATGAACCTATTGCTGTTTGTGCCTTTCTCCAGGTCCCCCAAGCGCGGTTTCAGCTAATGTTGGTCGATCTGAGAGGAGAAGTTTGGGTAAGAGGTCCCGTGAAGCTGACAGATCCAGGAATGCTGAGACTTCAAATGCATCAAGAAGGCCCAGGATTGCTCCCAACGAACATGTGGAACAGGAGAATCGTCCTAAAAAAGAGCTTCAACTCTTCGTGGATGTTGTTGTTCCAAGTTCTTCATCCGAAGCTAGTTCCAGTGCCGAGGAGGAAGATCCGGTAGATATGGATTTGTCTCTCCATCTCTAGGCTTGTGTGTTTTCTCCCTATGATAAAGAAGCAATAGTAGTATAAAATAAAGTAGTCTCGTATCCTCCCCACCccaccccccaaaaaaaagaaaagaaaaagccgCTTATATGTAATGGTATTATGCATCATCGAACTGTATACATTTTTCTTGTTAAGTTGGAACTTGTTTTTACAATTGCTTTTTCTAGAATCATATAGACATGAGAGAGGGGAAACTATCAGAACCGGAAACCCTTTCCGGACTTAGCTCCGAACGTAGATGCAACAATAGATGTTTAACTTTTAGCATTATCACCTATGGTTACCGACTTATCCTTTCATATCGGAATATGGTAACTGTTCTATGTGCTTGGAAGATATTAGATAGAAATGTTCAATGTGATGTGAGCTCTGGAAAAAGATTAACCTGTTATCTCTAGAGTAACTTTTATTCATTGACCGATGGTCTTTCAACTCGGCTTCATTGGACCACAAAAACCGATTTTCGTCAGCTTACTATGCTTTTGCTCCAAATGTAATACAAAATATCATTTGGTGCCATCTAGTGAAGGATTTACCTCAGCATCTGTTTTGTCATTGTCTTTTTTCAGTTGATCggaattttgaatttggtattgCAAAGAGggttttattactattatatcaaattgaattttaatgtATAACCGATACAAGATTTATAATTTCTCTTTACGATAgtgacattttcattcattccAACAAAAACTCATCTTTAATAGCACATTGCCATAGGATTTAAAGCCgatttcaattttaaatatttcacgaattaaataaataactcgATCCgtaaacaaattaaacaaataacTCGATCCGTAAACAAATCTACATTGTAGCTTAAGGCTGAAGAAAAGATTGCCaaccatattattattatttagccTAATCCACGCGTTTGGCAATCGGGTTATTTTTAACAATTGCATGGGCAAAAGAAATATTTATTATAGTTCTGAATTCCAACACCCGCAGTAAAAGCGCGTGTACGACAAACCTATAGCTTATACTTTTCTTGACGCCTGTTGCAAACTGAAAAGGTTAAAATTTAtcattagtccctgtactttttatagatttaaaatttagtttttatatttttatttttaagaatttagtctttttactgtTAAactttttgtaatatttattgatgtgatattttgaagtaaaaaaaacattcatttggtagcaatgtaattaaaatatggcattgtaatgaacttgaatttaacaaaataattttaatagtgttaacattTGAACTTGAatcttgaaatttgaaaagtagagtaactaaatttctaaaaataaaaaggtaaattgcatccaaggtcactaaactataagtttacattttggtcactcaatttcaaaaagttacaaaatagtcattaaactattcgacagttttcatttaagtcatcgggatgttaaatttgttgttgtatgGTCTTCTTTGTTCGATCGCTTGCACCAATCGAAAACTCTCCATTTctacagtttaatttttttatataatttttcaacGTTATGAATGTTTGAACCAAAATCCACATAACTTTCTACTCCAATATCCGACACTAACCGTTAGTTCGACTTGGATTTAAGATATATACTTCTACTTGTCGATGGAACTGATCCACCATAAGAATTGCTACTTGGAGCCTGTTAGCTGgaccttttaaaaaaaagaacaaaaaaacttAGTAGTCCAAATGAcctaaatgaaaactttcaaatagttcagttACTATTTTATagctttttgaagttgagtgatcaaaatgtaaacttactaatagttttaGTGACCTTAGGTGTAGTTTACCTATACTTTTCTTGACCCCTGTTAGAAATTGAAAACACTAAAATATGTCTTAGAGCTTtgtactcttcataaatttagaatttagtacctatatttttattttcaagaagtTAGCCTTTACTTTTcggatttcaaaatttaggtctaatttttttaacattttaaaatttgttagtgtgacattttgaaataaaattcaCTTGATaacaatgtaactaaaaaataatgtTGCAATGAACTAGAATTTAACAGAAtagttttaacaatattaatagttagatctgaattttgaaatatgaaaagtagagggattgaattcctaaaaaaataaaaggataaacTACAGccaatgtcactaaactattagtatgtttatgttttggtcactaaattatgagtaaatttaCGTTTcgatcactcaactttaaaaagttacaaaatgactactaaactattcgaaagttttcatttaagtcagcaaattgttaaaatcgttgttgtatggCATTCTTTGTTCGCACTACCTGCACCAATTGAAagttcttttttccttttcttttacaattcttttttttaatgaaacaattCTAAACGTTACGAATTtacgaatcaaaattcaaataactttaTTCTTCGATCTTCGAATTAGTTGTCAGATTGACTTagatttaaggtatgttcttctactcaacGATGGGTATTGATCCATTACATTGATTGTCGAATTGTTTCTTAAAGCTCATTAGGCgaacatttttttaagaaaaacttaacagttcaatgacttaaataaaaacttttgaataatttagtgacttaaatgaaaactttcgaataatttaatgatcatttataacttattgaaattgagtaactaaaatataaatttattaatagtttaagaACAGTAGATGTAATTTGCTCAAAATAAAAGTACATGAACTAAACGAAGACTGTATCGGCGCTTGTGACAAATTTTAACCAATTGGAAATTACTTAGCGCGTGGATTTCAATTTAGCCTTTTAGACCAGAAACAGAATCATTATCATCAaccctttgtttcttttttttttttaatataaaaatcgaATACCTTTGATATTAAGGTGTAATACTGCAAAGTAGTCATTGCAGAAAACCAGCTTTAAATCCCATAAAATGAGCTCACCATCTTTAATGGAAACTGTTCAAGGAAAATCCCTTATTTTGTAAGTTTTTTTcatatcttttcatttttctttgtgaTTTATGGGTTTATTTTGAAGTTATTTAGGGTGAAATATTTTCTCTGTTTAGTCTACTTTTCTGTATTATCAATCTCTTCAGACCCTTAATTGCTTCATTTTCTATGAATTAGATTACTGGGTTTTTGGTTTTGTTATTGTATATGAAGAaaggttaatattttttttgggggggggtttATTCAAGTTGTGGAATATTTAAAGTGATTGCTGGTATCTTGATAGGTGAGTgtatataaagagaaaaagagtTGAAATTGTTGCTTTTGATGCATAGGAATTTGATTTT
This window of the Gossypium hirsutum isolate 1008001.06 chromosome A09, Gossypium_hirsutum_v2.1, whole genome shotgun sequence genome carries:
- the LOC107889035 gene encoding uncharacterized protein isoform X1, whose protein sequence is MAIYDFPKHGLLWTRLLESCFNKKRDHSSTSQNFSYSFLVATMNFLLPRDDSEEHLGTKTCFYCNKVFSSHRALGGHLRIHQDGRILRAPNYPGRSRSSVNNTGNPPASLPNSELNSFASFNSLSAISSNSVNNSGNPPASLPNSQLNSSSSFNSPTQFSISSVNNSGNSPASLPNNQLNSTAFNSLTLLPAAHLACDFSWMIYLNETNQVSRSQFIGGYSGVPLIPVILSPDFSYGYSYGATYHHNSLAPRAFAPVGSNVDFPYVCSSCAAYYHNILALRAFVPVGMIAAMPSAAFALCGSVVAPGFLVDSSLFLGSNGVRQFNTNEFQISQVTLSPSFGNALPNVQAQNAGPPSAVSANVGRSERRSLGKRSREADRSRNAETSNASRRPRIAPNEHVEQENRPKKELQLFVDVVVPSSSSEASSSAEEEDPVDMDLSLHL
- the LOC107889035 gene encoding uncharacterized protein isoform X2; translated protein: MAIYDFPKHGLLWTRLLESCFNKKRDHSSTSQNFSYSFLVATMNFLLPRDDSEEHLGTKTCFYCNKVFSSHRALGGHLRIHQDGRILRAPNYPGRSRSSVNNTGNPPASLPNSELNSFASFNSLSAISSNSVNNSGNPPASLPNSQLNSSSSFNSPTQFSISSVNNSGNSPASLPNNQLNSTAFNSLTLLPAAHLACDFSWMIYLNETNQISQVTLSPSFGNALPNVQAQNAGPPSAVSANVGRSERRSLGKRSREADRSRNAETSNASRRPRIAPNEHVEQENRPKKELQLFVDVVVPSSSSEASSSAEEEDPVDMDLSLHL
- the LOC107889035 gene encoding uncharacterized protein isoform X3, translating into MNFLLPRDDSEEHLGTKTCFYCNKVFSSHRALGGHLRIHQDGRILRAPNYPGRSRSSVNNTGNPPASLPNSELNSFASFNSLSAISSNSVNNSGNPPASLPNSQLNSSSSFNSPTQFSISSVNNSGNSPASLPNNQLNSTAFNSLTLLPAAHLACDFSWMIYLNETNQISQVTLSPSFGNALPNVQAQNAGPPSAVSANVGRSERRSLGKRSREADRSRNAETSNASRRPRIAPNEHVEQENRPKKELQLFVDVVVPSSSSEASSSAEEEDPVDMDLSLHL
- the LOC107889035 gene encoding uncharacterized protein isoform X4; this translates as MTFRNMGYCGQGCLKAVSTSLTLLPAAHLACDFSWMIYLNETNQVSRSQFIGGYSGVPLIPVILSPDFSYGYSYGATYHHNSLAPRAFAPVGSNVDFPYVCSSCAAYYHNILALRAFVPVGMIAAMPSAAFALCGSVVAPGFLVDSSLFLGSNGVRQFNTNEFQISQVTLSPSFGNALPNVQAQNAGPPSAVSANVGRSERRSLGKRSREADRSRNAETSNASRRPRIAPNEHVEQENRPKKELQLFVDVVVPSSSSEASSSAEEEDPVDMDLSLHL